One Mycolicibacterium crocinum DNA window includes the following coding sequences:
- the dnaA gene encoding chromosomal replication initiator protein DnaA — translation MTDDPGSAFATVWSSVVAELNGDGTADTRPSNGTGGDAPLTPQQRAWLKLVQPLTIAEGFALLSVPSSFVQNEIERHLRTQIVDALSRRLGQRVELGVRIAPPALEEENEPAAAEPAVVDSDLDEVDEDREALASAHETWPSYFIERPRSNPSAEAPGISLNRRYTFDTFVIGASNRFAHAAALAIAEAPARAYNPLFIWGESGLGKTHLLHAAGNYAQRLFPGMRVKYVSTEEFTNDFINSLRDDRKVAFKRSYRDIDVLLVDDIQFIEGKEGIQEEFFHTFNTLHNANKQIVISSDRPPKQLATLEDRLRTRFEWGLITDVQPPELETRIAILRKKAQMERLDVPDDVLELIASSIERNIRELEGALIRVTAFASLNKTPIDKALAEIVLRDLIADAGTMQISTAAIMAATAEYFDTTVEELRGPGKTRALAQSRQIAMYLCRELTDLSLPKIGQAFGRDHTTVMYAEKKIRGEMAHRREVFDHVKELTTRIRQRSKR, via the coding sequence TTGACCGATGATCCCGGTTCAGCGTTCGCCACGGTGTGGAGTTCGGTTGTCGCCGAGCTCAACGGCGACGGAACTGCGGACACGCGCCCCAGTAACGGCACTGGCGGCGACGCACCGCTCACTCCGCAACAGCGCGCGTGGCTGAAGTTGGTCCAACCACTCACGATCGCCGAAGGTTTCGCACTCCTGTCGGTTCCGAGCAGCTTCGTCCAGAACGAGATCGAACGTCATCTGCGAACCCAGATCGTCGACGCTCTGAGCCGTCGGCTCGGACAGCGGGTCGAGCTCGGGGTGCGAATCGCTCCGCCGGCCCTCGAGGAGGAGAACGAGCCCGCCGCCGCCGAGCCCGCGGTCGTCGACTCCGATCTCGACGAGGTCGACGAGGACCGCGAGGCACTGGCCAGTGCGCACGAGACGTGGCCAAGCTATTTCATCGAGCGGCCGCGCAGTAACCCGTCGGCCGAAGCACCCGGTATCAGCCTCAACCGCCGCTACACCTTCGACACCTTCGTCATCGGTGCCTCCAACCGGTTCGCACATGCCGCCGCCCTGGCCATCGCCGAAGCTCCGGCCCGCGCGTACAACCCGTTGTTCATCTGGGGTGAGTCCGGTCTCGGTAAGACGCACCTGCTCCATGCGGCCGGCAACTACGCGCAGCGGCTCTTCCCGGGCATGCGGGTGAAGTACGTCTCGACCGAAGAGTTCACCAACGACTTCATCAACTCCCTGCGCGACGACCGCAAGGTCGCGTTCAAACGCAGCTACCGCGACATCGATGTGCTGCTGGTCGACGACATCCAGTTCATCGAAGGCAAGGAAGGTATCCAGGAAGAGTTCTTCCATACCTTCAACACGCTCCACAACGCCAACAAGCAGATCGTGATCTCCTCCGACCGGCCGCCGAAACAGCTGGCCACACTTGAAGACCGGCTGCGCACCCGGTTCGAGTGGGGATTGATCACCGACGTTCAGCCGCCGGAGCTGGAAACCCGCATCGCCATCTTGCGGAAGAAGGCGCAGATGGAGCGGCTTGACGTTCCCGATGACGTCCTGGAACTGATCGCCAGCAGCATCGAGCGCAACATCCGCGAGCTCGAGGGCGCTCTGATCCGCGTCACCGCGTTCGCCTCATTGAACAAGACACCGATCGACAAGGCACTCGCCGAAATCGTGTTGCGGGATCTGATCGCCGACGCCGGCACGATGCAGATCAGTACCGCGGCCATCATGGCGGCCACCGCCGAGTACTTCGACACCACGGTCGAGGAATTGCGCGGGCCTGGCAAGACGCGCGCGCTGGCCCAATCGCGACAGATCGCCATGTATCTATGTCGCGAGCTCACCGACCTGTCACTGCCCAAGATCGGGCAGGCCTTCGGCCGCGATCACACCACGGTCATGTACGCGGAGAAGAAGATTCGCGGCGAAATGGCCCACCGGCGTGAGGTGTTCGATCACGTCAAGGAACTCACCACGCGGATCCGCCAGCGCTCCAAGCGCTGA